From one Nocardioides yefusunii genomic stretch:
- a CDS encoding DAK2 domain-containing protein produces MERVPDGIALDTVLRFVDVATDALSAAREEIDALNVYPVPDGDTGTNMFLTFSAAREAIRTAADNGAEVGPALAEFRRAALMGARGNSGVILSQLIGAVAARLERGQDETYHPGILIEALQEATEASYAAVGVPVEGTILTVSRAASDAAAAVAERRTRDGLRVTTGAVFGAAAAAAREALARTPQQLQALADAGVVDAGGRGLTVILDAAERVLTGRTVVGTTAHTFVPRIPVPVASPAGHGTDLGGDLTEEGPAYEVMYLLDATESAVATLRTRLGELGDSLVVVGAEGLWNVHVHVDDVGAAIEAGIEAGRPHRIRVTHFADQVEHQHGHGHVVEASRRGRRVVAVTAGPGLRDLFAEAGAQVVAAGPGLRPSAGEIHAAIEATGAAEVIVLPNDPDSVRVAEIAARTAQENADLRVSVIPTHAQVQGLAALAVHEPARSFEADVLEMTATARHTRHGAVTVAAKQAITTAGPCEPGDALGVIDGDFAIVGTDLLEVSTGVVSRLLGAGGDLVTLVSGAGAGADELAQECAARVEETHPLADVVVYAGGQERYQLLISVE; encoded by the coding sequence GTGGAACGGGTTCCCGACGGCATTGCCCTGGACACCGTGCTGCGGTTCGTCGACGTCGCGACCGACGCGTTGAGCGCGGCCCGCGAGGAGATCGACGCCCTCAACGTGTACCCGGTCCCTGACGGGGACACCGGGACCAACATGTTCCTCACCTTCTCCGCCGCGCGAGAAGCGATCCGTACCGCCGCCGACAACGGCGCCGAGGTGGGTCCCGCACTGGCCGAGTTCCGTCGCGCTGCGCTCATGGGGGCGCGCGGCAACTCCGGCGTCATCCTGAGCCAGTTGATCGGCGCCGTCGCAGCCCGCCTCGAACGAGGCCAGGACGAGACGTACCACCCCGGCATCCTGATCGAGGCGCTGCAGGAGGCCACCGAGGCCAGTTATGCCGCCGTCGGGGTCCCGGTGGAGGGCACCATCCTGACCGTCTCCCGGGCCGCCTCCGACGCCGCTGCGGCGGTCGCCGAGCGACGCACCCGCGACGGCCTCCGGGTCACCACCGGCGCCGTCTTCGGGGCTGCGGCTGCGGCTGCGCGCGAAGCGCTGGCCCGGACCCCGCAACAGTTGCAGGCACTGGCCGACGCCGGTGTGGTCGACGCCGGTGGCCGCGGGCTCACCGTCATCCTCGACGCCGCCGAACGCGTCCTGACTGGTCGCACGGTCGTCGGGACCACCGCCCACACCTTCGTCCCGAGGATCCCGGTCCCGGTGGCGAGCCCGGCCGGTCATGGCACCGATCTCGGCGGAGACCTCACCGAGGAGGGCCCCGCCTACGAGGTGATGTACCTCCTCGACGCCACCGAGAGTGCAGTTGCCACGTTGCGCACGCGTCTGGGCGAACTCGGCGACTCACTCGTCGTGGTCGGCGCCGAGGGCCTCTGGAACGTACACGTCCACGTCGACGACGTCGGCGCTGCGATCGAGGCCGGGATCGAGGCGGGTCGGCCGCACCGGATCCGGGTCACCCACTTCGCCGACCAGGTCGAGCACCAGCACGGTCACGGCCACGTGGTCGAGGCGAGCCGTCGCGGCCGGCGTGTGGTCGCGGTGACCGCCGGTCCCGGGCTGCGCGACCTCTTCGCCGAGGCAGGTGCCCAGGTCGTGGCTGCAGGGCCTGGTCTGCGACCGTCGGCCGGTGAGATCCATGCCGCGATCGAGGCCACCGGTGCTGCGGAGGTGATCGTCCTCCCCAACGACCCCGACTCCGTGCGCGTCGCGGAGATCGCTGCCCGCACCGCCCAGGAGAACGCCGACCTGCGGGTCTCCGTCATCCCCACCCACGCCCAGGTCCAGGGTCTGGCCGCGCTGGCGGTGCACGAACCTGCACGCTCCTTCGAGGCCGACGTCCTGGAGATGACCGCCACTGCCCGACACACCCGCCACGGCGCGGTGACGGTCGCGGCCAAGCAGGCCATCACCACTGCCGGCCCGTGCGAGCCCGGCGACGCTCTCGGCGTCATCGACGGCGACTTCGCGATCGTCGGCACCGACCTGCTGGAGGTCTCCACCGGCGTGGTGTCGCGTCTGCTCGGAGCCGGTGGTGACCTCGTCACCCTGGTCTCGGGTGCGGGAGCCGGAGCGGACGAACTGGCCCAGGAGTGCGCGGCGCGCGTGGAGGAGACCCACCCGCTGGCCGACGTCGTCGTCTACGCCGGTGGGCAGGAGCGTTACCAGCTCCTCATCAGTGTCGAGTGA
- the rpmB gene encoding 50S ribosomal protein L28 — translation MAAVCDICAKKPGFGNNRPWSRKITKRRFNPNIQRVRATVNGTPKRVNVCTGCLKAGKVSR, via the coding sequence GTGGCTGCCGTCTGCGACATCTGCGCCAAGAAGCCGGGCTTCGGCAACAACCGTCCTTGGTCGCGCAAGATCACGAAGCGTCGCTTCAACCCGAACATCCAGCGCGTTCGCGCCACGGTGAACGGCACCCCCAAGCGCGTCAACGTGTGCACGGGTTGCCTGAAGGCCGGCAAGGTCTCGCGCTGA
- a CDS encoding thiamine-phosphate kinase, translated as MALRENQPLSEVGEFELVEAIVDNFPQGEHVLVGPGDDAALVRAPKGHVVVTTDLLVEGRHFRRDWASARDVGHRAAAQNLSDVNAMGGRTHTLTLGLTLPGDLELGWPLEFARGFAEECAKVGASVVGGDVTRGDAIVVAVTAIGTCSVAPVLRSGATPGDVVALCGRQGWAAGGLTVLKRGFRSPRVLVEAYRRPEPPYDAGLQAAEAGASAMMDVSDGLVADARHIAAESRVAIDLRTADLEIPEPLEAVGSALGVEPMDFVLTGGEDHPLLATFPDAASVPEGWRVVGSVGEGSGVTVDGEEFAGAGGWVHF; from the coding sequence ATGGCTTTGCGTGAGAATCAGCCTCTGTCCGAGGTGGGCGAGTTCGAACTGGTCGAGGCGATCGTGGACAACTTCCCCCAGGGGGAGCACGTCCTGGTGGGTCCCGGCGACGACGCGGCACTGGTGCGTGCCCCCAAGGGGCACGTCGTGGTGACCACCGACCTGTTGGTGGAGGGACGACACTTCCGGCGGGACTGGGCCAGCGCCCGTGACGTCGGCCATCGTGCGGCGGCCCAGAACCTCTCCGACGTGAACGCGATGGGCGGACGTACCCACACCCTGACCCTGGGGCTGACGCTCCCGGGCGACCTCGAACTGGGGTGGCCACTGGAGTTCGCCCGGGGTTTCGCCGAGGAGTGCGCGAAGGTCGGAGCCAGCGTCGTCGGTGGTGACGTGACCCGCGGTGACGCGATCGTGGTGGCTGTGACCGCGATCGGCACCTGCTCGGTGGCTCCGGTGCTGCGTTCGGGCGCGACGCCCGGGGACGTGGTGGCGCTCTGCGGGCGTCAGGGCTGGGCTGCAGGCGGTCTCACCGTCCTCAAGCGTGGCTTCCGCTCCCCGCGGGTGCTGGTGGAGGCCTACCGTCGTCCTGAGCCTCCCTACGACGCCGGACTGCAGGCCGCCGAGGCGGGCGCCTCCGCGATGATGGACGTCTCCGACGGTCTGGTGGCCGACGCCCGACACATCGCTGCGGAGTCCCGGGTGGCGATCGACCTGCGCACCGCCGACCTGGAGATCCCCGAGCCGTTGGAGGCCGTGGGCTCTGCCCTGGGCGTCGAACCGATGGACTTCGTGCTCACCGGAGGTGAGGACCACCCCCTGCTCGCGACCTTCCCGGACGCCGCGTCCGTGCCCGAGGGATGGCGGGTCGTGGGGTCCGTGGGGGAGGGTTCAGGAGTGACTGTCGACGGCGAGGAATTCGCAGGAGCCGGAGGATGGGTACACTTCTGA
- a CDS encoding Lrp/AsnC family transcriptional regulator — translation MAVQAYVLVQTEPGRAGDVARSALRIEGVLTADDVTGPYDVILRTEADDVDALARLVSSRVQALPGITRTLTCPVVQA, via the coding sequence ATGGCGGTCCAGGCCTACGTGCTCGTCCAGACCGAGCCGGGGCGTGCCGGTGACGTGGCCCGTTCCGCGCTACGGATCGAGGGAGTCCTGACGGCCGACGACGTCACCGGGCCCTACGACGTGATTCTGCGCACGGAGGCCGACGACGTCGACGCTCTGGCCAGGTTGGTCTCGTCCCGGGTGCAGGCGTTGCCGGGGATCACCCGGACCCTGACGTGTCCAGTCGTGCAGGCCTGA
- a CDS encoding DUF3515 domain-containing protein, translating into MTTLPRPTRVLALALAAPLLAACSGAVEVETPPVDAADVKTCEKFVDSLPAELFGQERRDVSGSTTAAAWGAPPIVLQCGAKVPSEFDAFSSCSQIDDVGWFMPDSQLKDQSKDITLTAQSHSPRVTVTVPATFRSNAPDAQLAVLGELVHEQLTETQPCV; encoded by the coding sequence GTGACGACGCTCCCCCGCCCCACCCGAGTACTCGCCCTGGCCCTGGCCGCACCCCTGCTGGCTGCCTGCTCAGGCGCCGTGGAGGTGGAGACCCCTCCGGTCGACGCAGCCGACGTGAAGACCTGCGAGAAGTTCGTGGACTCCCTGCCCGCGGAGCTCTTCGGTCAGGAACGTCGTGACGTCTCCGGCTCCACCACGGCCGCAGCCTGGGGTGCCCCGCCGATCGTGCTGCAGTGCGGGGCGAAGGTGCCGAGCGAGTTCGACGCGTTCAGCTCGTGCAGCCAGATCGACGACGTGGGCTGGTTCATGCCCGACTCCCAGCTCAAGGACCAGAGCAAGGACATCACCCTCACCGCCCAGAGCCACTCCCCGCGGGTGACGGTGACGGTTCCGGCCACCTTCCGCAGCAACGCTCCCGACGCCCAGCTGGCCGTGCTCGGCGAGCTGGTCCACGAGCAACTGACCGAGACCCAGCCCTGCGTCTGA
- a CDS encoding D-alanine--D-alanine ligase family protein codes for MNAPARHKPRVAVVFGGRSSEHAISCVTGGAVLDAIDREKYDVVPVGITHDGRWVLESDDTSRLRLGADGQLPEVDATRPAAALVRADEGTVLEITEADGSRRSLGVVDVVFPVLHGPWGEDGTLQGMLEMMDVRYVGLGVLGSAVSMDKHYMKVVLADAGVPVTPGITVTQRRWEREPDAVRAEIAALGYPVFVKPARAGSSMGISKVADASGIDAALAEAQQHDPKVLVEVSAEGAREVECGVLESLDGEILVSDPAEIRITGEHEFYDFAAKYDAGQATELDIPARLPEGVAERMRELSVKVFEAVSGEGLSRVDFFVMPDNSLVVNELNTLPGFTPLSMYPQMWQAAGVSYPELVDRLVQLALQRSTGLR; via the coding sequence ATGAATGCACCTGCACGCCACAAGCCCCGTGTCGCCGTCGTCTTCGGCGGACGTTCCTCCGAGCACGCCATCAGTTGCGTCACCGGAGGCGCCGTCCTCGACGCCATCGACCGCGAGAAGTACGACGTCGTGCCCGTGGGCATCACCCACGACGGCCGGTGGGTCCTGGAGAGCGACGACACCTCCCGCCTGCGCCTCGGTGCCGACGGCCAGCTCCCCGAGGTCGACGCGACGCGTCCCGCGGCCGCGCTGGTCCGCGCCGACGAGGGCACCGTCCTGGAGATCACCGAGGCCGACGGCAGCCGCCGCAGCCTCGGCGTCGTCGACGTCGTCTTCCCGGTCCTGCACGGCCCGTGGGGCGAGGACGGCACCCTGCAGGGCATGCTCGAGATGATGGACGTGCGGTACGTCGGTCTCGGGGTGCTCGGTTCAGCCGTCTCCATGGACAAGCACTACATGAAGGTCGTCCTGGCCGACGCCGGCGTCCCCGTCACCCCGGGCATCACCGTCACCCAGCGTCGTTGGGAGCGTGAGCCCGACGCCGTCCGCGCCGAGATCGCAGCCCTGGGCTACCCCGTCTTCGTGAAGCCGGCCCGTGCCGGGTCCTCGATGGGCATCAGCAAGGTCGCCGACGCCTCCGGCATCGACGCCGCCCTGGCCGAGGCCCAGCAGCACGACCCCAAGGTCCTGGTGGAGGTCTCCGCCGAAGGTGCCCGCGAGGTCGAGTGCGGTGTCCTCGAATCTCTCGACGGTGAGATCCTCGTCTCCGACCCGGCCGAGATCCGGATCACCGGTGAGCACGAGTTCTACGACTTCGCCGCCAAGTACGACGCCGGTCAGGCCACCGAACTCGACATTCCTGCGCGTCTGCCCGAGGGCGTCGCCGAGCGGATGCGCGAGCTGAGCGTCAAGGTCTTCGAGGCCGTCTCCGGTGAGGGCCTCTCTCGCGTCGACTTCTTCGTCATGCCCGACAACTCCCTCGTCGTGAACGAGCTCAACACCCTGCCCGGCTTCACGCCGCTGTCGATGTACCCGCAGATGTGGCAGGCCGCCGGCGTCTCCTACCCCGAGCTGGTGGACCGTCTGGTCCAGCTGGCGCTGCAGCGCAGCACTGGCCTGCGCTGA
- a CDS encoding trans-sulfuration enzyme family protein: protein MGTDFPRDLTETDATSASADAAPALHPSTVAVTAGRPAAAPDAPLNTPITMASTYRAGGDVEYGRFGNPTWSAFEDALGQLEGGRALAFSSGLAAVSTVLDLVGQGGKVVAARHSYNGTVMQMADMEARGRLTCVLVDITDTEAVVAACEDAVLVWLESPTNPALEVADIPAITAAAHEAGAYVVVDNTFATPVLQRPLEDDVDIVVHSATKYLSGHSDVLLGAVVTRDEELFSVLKGRRELMGAVPGTFETWLALRGLRTLHLRVERAQSNAAELVRRLGEHPAISEVRYPGFGAIVSIVLSEGAMAADLLTRKTKIWVHATSLGGVESTFERRRRWKTEPATIPDALVRMSVGIEDVEDLWNDLRTALDQLVLPA from the coding sequence ATGGGCACCGACTTCCCCCGCGACCTGACCGAGACCGACGCCACGTCCGCGAGCGCCGACGCCGCACCGGCACTGCACCCCAGCACCGTGGCGGTCACCGCCGGGCGCCCGGCTGCTGCTCCCGACGCACCGCTCAACACCCCGATCACGATGGCCTCCACCTACCGCGCCGGCGGTGACGTGGAGTACGGCCGGTTCGGCAATCCCACCTGGAGTGCCTTTGAGGACGCGCTGGGCCAGCTCGAGGGCGGCCGTGCGCTGGCGTTCTCCTCGGGGCTCGCCGCGGTCTCCACCGTCCTCGACCTCGTGGGTCAGGGCGGCAAGGTGGTGGCTGCACGCCACTCCTACAACGGCACCGTCATGCAGATGGCCGACATGGAGGCACGCGGACGCCTGACCTGCGTCCTGGTCGACATCACCGACACCGAGGCCGTCGTCGCCGCGTGCGAGGACGCGGTCCTGGTGTGGCTGGAGTCCCCGACCAACCCGGCCCTCGAGGTCGCCGACATCCCCGCGATCACCGCCGCCGCACATGAGGCGGGCGCCTACGTCGTGGTGGACAACACCTTCGCGACCCCGGTGCTGCAGCGTCCGCTGGAGGACGACGTCGACATCGTCGTGCACTCGGCGACGAAGTACCTCTCGGGCCACAGTGACGTGCTGCTCGGCGCCGTCGTGACGCGTGACGAGGAACTGTTCAGCGTCCTCAAGGGCCGCCGCGAGCTGATGGGGGCTGTGCCCGGCACCTTCGAGACGTGGCTGGCCCTGCGCGGCCTGCGCACCCTGCACCTGCGGGTCGAGCGCGCGCAGTCCAACGCCGCCGAACTGGTGCGTCGTCTCGGTGAGCACCCCGCGATCTCCGAGGTCCGCTACCCCGGCTTCGGCGCGATCGTCTCGATCGTCCTGTCCGAGGGCGCGATGGCCGCGGACCTGCTGACCCGCAAGACGAAGATCTGGGTCCACGCCACGTCCCTGGGTGGCGTGGAGTCGACCTTCGAGCGTCGTCGTCGGTGGAAGACCGAGCCGGCCACCATTCCCGACGCCCTGGTCCGGATGAGTGTCGGCATCGAGGACGTCGAGGACCTCTGGAACGACCTGCGTACGGCTCTGGACCAGTTGGTGCTCCCGGCCTGA